The proteins below come from a single Cannabis sativa cultivar Pink pepper isolate KNU-18-1 chromosome 3, ASM2916894v1, whole genome shotgun sequence genomic window:
- the LOC115709743 gene encoding interactor of constitutive active ROPs 2, chloroplastic, which produces MQTPKSKAGSLEVPQRRSPATTPRTARKLTTSGLDADSVSSRNMANKTPKSSPKVIDRRSPRSPISEKKRPNRVSELESQLTQLQEDLKKAKDQLNTSESWKRQAQQEAEEAKNQLMQMSAKLEESQQQLQDISVCEDDRIQELRKLSQDRDRAWQSELEAIQKQHSMDSAALASAMNEIQKLKFQLERRAESEANQARHAESAHDEVHNLRMELSETLSLVQKMKTELNDCRESEAQALEVVNRTQMQLETANETIEMLRKDAAKSVESYNSLSLELEQSNARVKSLEGLVGKLQAELINRNSQNSVAPKEEKNLENGENELNELKIELNSVKSEVGQLRSALDAAEIRYQEEFIRSTLQIRSAYEQVEHTKSESSQKEAELASELKKSNAYIEELKALLMDKETELQSISEENESLNSKIEKTLSGQCEFELTMELKKSEATLSELKASLLDKETELQSITEENESLKMEIKNKETERSKVNDETAALADAAKAAEREALMKLGYATEEADKNSRRAARVTEQLDAAQASNIEMEAELRRLKVQSDQWRKAAEAAAAMISTGNNGKLVDRTSSLDNTYNPMDSPYSEDMDDDSPKKKNGNMLKKIGVLWKKGGQKQ; this is translated from the exons ATGCAGACACCAAAATCAAA AGCTGGTTCTTTGGAAGTGCCTCAAAGAAGATCACCAGCAACAACACCTCGAACTGCTCGCAAACTCACGACTTCTGGATTGGATGCTGATTCAGTTTCCTCTCGAAATATGGCAAATAAGACTCCAAAATCTAGTCCTAAAGTCATTGATCGTAGGTCACCTCGAAGTCCTATATCTgag AAGAAGCGCCCAAACAGAGTTTCCGAATTGGAGTCACAGCTGACTCAACTTCAAGAGGATTTGAAGAAGGCAAAGGACCAGCTGAACACTTCTGAGTCATGGAAGAGGCAAGCCCAGCAGGAAGCTGAAGAAGCCAAGAATCAGCTGATGCAGATGTCTGCAAAGCTTGAGGAATCCCAACAGCAGCTGCAGGATATCTCTGTGTGCGAGGATGATCGGATCCAAGAGCTTCGTAAACTTTCTCAGGATCGAGACAGAGCATGGCAGTCTGAACTTGAGGCCATCCAGAAGCAGCATTCAATGGATTCTGCTGCCTTGGCTTCTGCCATGAATGAAATTCAAAAGCTCAAGTTTCAACTGGAAAGGAGAGCCGAATCAGAAGCCAACCAGGCTAGGCATGCAGAATCTGCACACGATGAGGTTCATAATTTAAGAATGGAGCTATCAGAAACTCTTTCACTGGTTCAGAAGATGAAAACTGAGCTCAATGATTGCAGGGAATCTGAAGCTCAAGCTTTAGAAGTAGTTAATAGAACTCAAATGCAATTGGAAACGGCAAATGAAACCATAGAAATGCTTCGAAAAGATGCAGCCAAATCAGTGGAGTCCTACAATTCCTTATCCTTGGAGTTGGAGCAGTCCAATGCTCGAGTCAAGTCGCTGGAGGGTCTTGTGGGAAAGCTCCAGGCAGAGCTTATTAATCGAAACAGCCAAAACTCAGTGGCTCCTAAGGAAGAGAAAAATCTTGAAAATGGAGAAAACGAACTAAATGAGTTGAAAATAGAGCTTAATTCTGTGAAATCTGAAGTAGGTCAACTGAGATCTGCATTAGATGCTGCTGAGATCAGGTACCAAGAAGAATTTATTCGCAGCACATTGCAGATTAGAAGTGCGTATGAACAAGTTGAACATACAAAATCTGAATCAAGTCAGAAAGAAGCTGAGTTAGCATCAGAGTTGAAGAAATCTAATGCTTATATTGAGGAATTGAAGGCACTACTGATGGATAAGGAAACCGAGTTGCAAAGCATATCAGAGGAAAATGAGAGTTTAAACTCAAAGATTGAGAAAACTCTATCAGGTCAATGCGAATTTGAACTTACAATGGAACTGAAGAAATCAGAAGCTACATTATCAGAGTTGAAGGCAAGTTTGTTGGACAAGGAGACAGAGTTGCAGAGTATAACCGAGGAAAACGAGTCGCTCAAGATGGAAATTAAGAACAAGGAAACCGAGAGGAGTAAGGTTAATGATGAAACTGCTGCATTAGCTGATGCTGCAAAGGCTGCAGAGCGAGAGGCACTCATGAAGCTTGGCTATGCTACTGAGGAGGCTGACAAAAACAGCAGGAGGGCAGCTCGGGTGACTGAGCAACTGGATGCAGCACAAGCATCAAACATCGAAATGGAGGCTGAGTTGAGGAGGCTTAAGGTTCAGTCAGATCAGTGGAGAAAGGCTGCCGAGGCAGCTGCTGCGATGATTTCAACCGGGAACAATGGGAAACTTGTCGACAGAACAAGTTCACTTGACAATACCTATAATCCCATGGATTCGCCTTATTCGGAAGACATGGATGATGATTCACCCAAGAAGAAAAATGGCAACATGTTGAAGAAGATTGGGGTTTTATGGAAGAAGGGTGGTCAGAAACAGTAG